From the Gorilla gorilla gorilla isolate KB3781 chromosome 22, NHGRI_mGorGor1-v2.1_pri, whole genome shotgun sequence genome, one window contains:
- the CLDN17 gene encoding claudin-17 — MAFYPLQIAGLVLGFLGMVGTLATTLLPQWRVSAFVGSNIIVFERLWEGLWMNCIRQARVRLQCKFYSSLLALPPALETARALMCVAVALSLIALLIGICGMKQVQCTGSNERAKAYLLGTSGVLFILTGIFVLIPVSWTANMIIRDFYNPAIHIGQKRELGAALFLGWASAAVLFIGGGLLCGFCCCNRKKQGYRYPVPGYCVTHTDKRRNTTMLSKTSTSYV, encoded by the coding sequence ATGGCATTTTATCCCTTGCAAATTGCTGGGCTGGTTCTTGGGTTCCTTGGCATGGTGGGGACTCTTGCCACAACCCTTCTGCCTCAGTGGAGAGTATCAGCTTTTGTTGGCAGCAACATTATTGTCTTTGAGAGGCTCTGGGAAGGGCTCTGGATGAACTGCATCCGACAAGCCAGGGTCCGGTTGCAATGCAAGTTCTATAGTTCCTTGTTGGCTCTCCCGCCTGCCCTGGAAACAGCCCGGGCCCTCATGTGTGTGGCTGTTGCTCTCTCCTTGATCGCCCTGCTTATTGGCATCTGTGGCATGAAGCAGGTCCAGTGCACAGGCTCTAACGAGAGGGCCAAAGCATACCTTCTGGGAACTTCAGGAGTCCTCTTCATCCTGACGGGCATCTTCGTTCTGATTCCGGTGAGCTGGACAGCCAATATGATCATCAGAGATTTCTACAACCCAGCCATCCACATAGGTCAGAAACGAGAGCTGGGAGCAGCACTTTTCCTTGGCTGGGCAAGCGCTGCTGTCCTCTTCATTGGAGGGGGTCTGCTTTGTGGATTTTGCTGCTGCAACAGAAAGAAGCAAGGGTACAGATATCCAGTGCCTGGCTACTGTGTGACACACACAGATAAGCGAAGAAACACGACAATGCTTAGTAAGACCTCCACCAGTTATGTCTAA